The sequence below is a genomic window from Sinorhizobium terangae.
GGAACGCGCGGCGGAACTTCTCAACATGGTCGGCCTGTCCGCCAAGAAGGATCACTACCCGTCGCAGCTGTCGGGCGGTCAGCAGCAGCGCGTGGCGATCGCGCGGGCGCTTGCAATGCGGCCGAAGATCATGTTGTTCGACGAAGTCACGTCGGCGCTCGACCCGGAACTTGTCGGCGAAGTCCTGCAGGTTATAAGGAAGATCGGGCGCGAACACGACCTGACCATGCTCATGGTCACCCACCAGATGGGTTTCGCCAAGGAGTTTTCGGACAGGGTGTGCTTCTTCTATCAAGGCAAGATTTGCGAGCAGGGCGCGCCGTCGGAAATCTTTGGAAACCCCAAGAACGAAAGGACAAGGCAGTTTCTGAACGCTGTCTTGGAAGCAGGATAATCTTGCATCCGGAATTGCCCGACAATGTCGAAACCAGCAACTCCCTCCAGCCGGCATCGGCCAGAGAGAGGTTCGACCGGATATACCAT
It includes:
- the ehuA gene encoding ectoine/hydroxyectoine ABC transporter ATP-binding protein EhuA, yielding MNDMPMVRFENVSKRYGPLTVLDNLNLDIGRGEKVSIIGPSGSGKTTVLRMLMTLEAINDGVLWVDGEPMTHMMQNGKLVPATTKHIRRIRAKIGMVFQSFNLFPHMTAMGNCIEAPITVLGMKRSEAEERAAELLNMVGLSAKKDHYPSQLSGGQQQRVAIARALAMRPKIMLFDEVTSALDPELVGEVLQVIRKIGREHDLTMLMVTHQMGFAKEFSDRVCFFYQGKICEQGAPSEIFGNPKNERTRQFLNAVLEAG